The Pseudomonas sp. DG56-2 genome contains a region encoding:
- a CDS encoding type II toxin-antitoxin system HipA family toxin, which produces MAEQLTLQTYVEGRWHDALILTAQNGTRVAEGRFSAAYDQGYLLAFIESIESIFEPAVSVNLPLSWTNTDTVGYPAFVYDIVPAGAARRSLEARFGHEKPEGMDMELFLFKRCTPAPIGHLRIKESAELIDSARDIAFARQNVVERSNDFLEYAYELGAAMGGATGAQGEAPKLLMTEDVDGGLHADAVLADNQAYRHWLVKFARNKVTERDRDILRAEFHYYRAIAALGLDTVSTNGLALEEAEKPSLWMPRFDRCVEDGKVERIAMESIYSVCANTVPGSAMRHENVIKRLCQLWKANQQADEIEDLVFEYVRRDLLNRILGNSDNHGRNTSIFHHKGRLQLAPIYDLAPMVLDPEGVTRVTKWQSERAGAPDWHSVCASFDGLLDSNYLMSRLRRAAEDFRALPGLLSEMPESVRTAQSIPLNNLDVRLGEWGLR; this is translated from the coding sequence ATGGCAGAGCAACTTACTCTACAAACCTACGTAGAGGGACGATGGCATGACGCTTTGATTCTTACCGCTCAAAATGGTACGCGTGTGGCTGAAGGGCGCTTCTCCGCTGCCTATGACCAAGGCTATTTGCTGGCGTTCATCGAAAGCATTGAGTCCATTTTCGAGCCCGCGGTAAGTGTGAATCTACCGTTGAGCTGGACGAACACGGACACCGTCGGCTATCCGGCATTTGTCTATGACATCGTCCCCGCCGGTGCGGCGCGCAGATCCCTCGAAGCGCGTTTCGGGCACGAGAAGCCTGAGGGAATGGACATGGAGTTGTTCCTGTTCAAACGGTGCACGCCGGCGCCCATTGGCCATTTACGGATCAAAGAGTCGGCCGAACTGATCGACTCTGCCAGAGACATAGCCTTTGCTCGGCAAAACGTCGTAGAGCGATCCAACGATTTTCTCGAATACGCGTATGAACTAGGTGCGGCAATGGGCGGTGCAACGGGTGCTCAGGGAGAGGCGCCGAAGTTGCTCATGACCGAGGATGTGGATGGCGGTTTGCACGCTGATGCAGTGCTCGCAGACAACCAGGCTTATCGTCACTGGCTGGTGAAGTTCGCTCGCAACAAAGTCACCGAGCGCGACAGAGACATCCTGCGTGCCGAGTTCCATTATTATCGGGCGATTGCGGCACTGGGCCTTGATACCGTCTCAACCAATGGGTTGGCGCTGGAGGAAGCCGAGAAACCGAGTCTTTGGATGCCGCGCTTCGATAGATGTGTAGAGGACGGCAAGGTAGAGCGCATCGCAATGGAGTCGATCTATTCAGTGTGCGCAAATACCGTGCCTGGCTCTGCTATGAGGCATGAAAACGTGATAAAGCGCCTGTGCCAGTTGTGGAAAGCCAATCAGCAAGCTGATGAGATCGAAGACCTTGTTTTCGAATACGTACGTCGCGATCTGCTCAACCGAATTTTGGGCAACTCTGACAACCATGGCCGCAATACATCGATCTTTCATCACAAGGGTCGGCTGCAACTGGCACCTATCTATGACCTGGCACCGATGGTGCTTGATCCTGAAGGCGTTACTCGAGTAACAAAGTGGCAGAGTGAGCGCGCTGGCGCCCCTGATTGGCACTCTGTGTGCGCCTCATTTGATGGCCTGCTCGACTCGAATTACCTGATGAGCCGATTAAGGCGTGCAGCTGAGGATTTCCGTGCGCTTCCTGGTCTGCTCAGCGAGATGCCGGAGAGTGTACGTACCGCGCAGTCAATTCCTTTGAACAATTTGGATGTCCGTTTAGGTGAATGGGGGCTGCGATGA
- a CDS encoding helix-turn-helix domain-containing protein, with product MKTISIEERQRLIEDITQQNITGRETLGISIRRLRVEVTGLDQATFATMCKMSTKALYQLETDRGNPTINTLNGILRIFGMRMTLGAIISAPIQGAQEQVIIKKRGARPASRKASA from the coding sequence ATGAAAACCATCTCGATCGAAGAACGCCAGAGGCTGATTGAGGACATCACGCAGCAGAATATAACCGGCCGGGAAACCCTGGGGATTTCGATTCGTCGCTTGCGCGTCGAGGTGACCGGGCTCGATCAGGCGACTTTTGCCACTATGTGCAAAATGTCGACGAAAGCGCTTTATCAGTTGGAAACTGACAGGGGTAATCCCACGATCAATACGCTCAATGGCATTTTGCGCATCTTCGGCATGAGGATGACCTTAGGCGCAATCATCAGTGCCCCGATCCAAGGCGCGCAAGAGCAGGTGATTATCAAGAAGCGCGGTGCCCGGCCAGCGTCACGAAAAGCCAGCGCCTAA
- a CDS encoding TatD family hydrolase, whose product MRLIDTHTHLDFPDFDPDRTALLAKARAVGVERMVVLGVYQDNWQRVWELVSSDPNLFAAFGLHPVYLDQHRPQHLQELGDWLSRLRGERQLCAVGEFGLDYYLPELDRERQQHWFEAQLQLAVDFNLPALLHVRRSHAAVIATLKRYKLQRGGIIHAFAGSVEEAREYHKLGFKLGLGGAATWPQALRLHKVLPQLALESLVLETDAPDMAPAMFAGLRNSPEHLPHIAEALAQIIGITPERLAEVSTRNACELFGWTQVV is encoded by the coding sequence ATGCGCCTGATCGACACCCACACTCATCTGGATTTTCCAGACTTCGACCCTGACCGTACGGCGCTGTTGGCCAAGGCCAGGGCCGTGGGTGTCGAACGCATGGTGGTGCTGGGCGTGTACCAGGACAACTGGCAGCGGGTTTGGGAACTGGTCAGCAGCGACCCCAACCTGTTCGCCGCTTTCGGCCTGCACCCGGTGTACCTCGACCAGCATCGCCCGCAACACCTGCAGGAGCTGGGCGACTGGTTGAGCCGGCTGCGTGGCGAGCGCCAACTGTGCGCCGTGGGCGAATTTGGCCTGGACTACTACCTGCCCGAGCTTGATCGCGAGCGCCAGCAGCATTGGTTTGAAGCGCAACTGCAACTGGCCGTCGACTTCAACCTGCCCGCCCTGCTTCACGTGCGGCGCAGTCATGCTGCGGTGATTGCCACCCTCAAACGCTACAAACTCCAGCGCGGCGGCATCATCCATGCGTTTGCCGGCAGCGTAGAAGAGGCCCGCGAATACCACAAGCTTGGCTTCAAACTGGGCCTGGGCGGCGCCGCAACCTGGCCGCAAGCCTTGCGCCTGCACAAAGTACTGCCGCAACTGGCGCTGGAAAGCCTGGTACTGGAGACCGACGCCCCGGACATGGCCCCGGCAATGTTCGCCGGCCTACGCAACAGCCCGGAGCATTTGCCACACATCGCCGAGGCACTGGCGCAAATAATCGGCATTACGCCGGAGCGCTTGGCCGAGGTGAGCACGCGCAATGCGTGTGAGTTGTTTGGTTGGACGCAAGTCGTCTGA
- the cra gene encoding catabolite repressor/activator yields the protein MKLSDIARLAGVSVTTASYVINGKAEQQRISNSTVERVRAVVEAHGFTPNPQAAGLRSRHTKTLGFILPDLENPSYARIAKQLEQGARAKGYQLLIASSDDQPDSERQLQQLFRARRCDALFVASCLPAGDDSYRQLQAKGLPIIAIDRGLDPEHFCSVVSDDRNASLQLTRSLLASKPAHIALIGARPELSVSQARAGGFDEALQGFSGNVSHYQGEAFSRECGQRLMNQLLSELGGLPDALITTSYVLLQGVFDVLQTRPADSRSLQLGTFGDNQLLDFLPLPVNAMAQQHGVMAETALKLALAAVEEKQYEPGVHAVSRTFKQRIIKA from the coding sequence GTGAAACTCAGCGATATAGCCCGTCTGGCCGGTGTGTCCGTAACCACTGCCAGCTATGTCATCAATGGCAAGGCCGAACAGCAACGTATCAGCAACAGTACGGTAGAGCGCGTGCGCGCGGTGGTTGAGGCCCATGGCTTCACGCCTAACCCGCAGGCGGCAGGCTTGCGTAGCCGTCACACCAAGACCCTGGGGTTCATCCTCCCGGACCTGGAAAACCCCAGCTACGCACGCATTGCCAAGCAACTGGAACAAGGTGCGCGGGCCAAGGGTTATCAACTGCTGATTGCCAGCAGCGACGACCAGCCAGACAGCGAGCGCCAGTTGCAGCAGCTGTTTCGCGCCCGTCGCTGCGATGCACTGTTCGTTGCCAGCTGCCTGCCGGCTGGCGACGACAGCTATCGCCAGTTGCAGGCCAAGGGCCTGCCGATTATCGCCATCGACCGTGGCCTGGACCCGGAGCACTTCTGCTCGGTGGTCAGCGATGACCGCAACGCCAGCCTGCAACTGACCCGCAGCCTGCTCGCCAGCAAGCCGGCGCACATTGCCCTGATCGGCGCCCGCCCGGAGCTGAGCGTCAGTCAGGCACGCGCAGGCGGTTTCGATGAAGCCCTGCAAGGCTTCAGCGGCAACGTCAGCCATTATCAGGGCGAAGCCTTCAGCCGCGAATGCGGCCAACGCCTGATGAACCAATTGCTCAGCGAACTGGGCGGCTTGCCCGATGCCCTGATCACCACCTCCTATGTGCTGCTGCAGGGCGTGTTCGACGTACTGCAAACGCGTCCGGCCGACTCGCGCAGCCTGCAACTGGGCACCTTTGGTGACAACCAGTTGCTCGACTTCCTGCCGCTGCCGGTCAACGCCATGGCCCAACAGCATGGGGTAATGGCTGAAACCGCACTGAAACTGGCCCTGGCCGCCGTGGAAGAAAAACAATACGAACCCGGCGTGCATGCCGTAAGTCGAACCTTCAAACAACGAATCATCAAGGCCTGA
- the ptsP gene encoding phosphoenolpyruvate--protein phosphotransferase, with the protein MLELTVEQISMGQTAVDKSAALQLLAEHLVRDGLVAEGYLAGLQAREAQGSTFLGQGIAIPHGTPQTRDQVFTTGVRLLQFPDGVDWGDGHRVYLAIGIAARSDEHLRLLQLLTRALGETDLAEALRRASSAEALLKLLQGAPQELALDAQMIGLGVPAEDFDELVWRAARLLHRAECVNGSFAGVLHKVEPLPLGEGLWWLHSEQAVRQPGLAFVTPQQPLRYRDQPLLGLFCLASLGAAHQALLERLCSLLIEGRGQELGRATSSRAVLEVLGGELPGDWPSVRIGLANAHGLHARPAKVLAQLAKAFEGEIRLRVLDSGQPAVSAKSLSKLLSLGARRGQVLEIIAEPSVAADALPALQAAIEEGLGEEVEALATVVEAAPAPLAEPELLAPVAGAVIQGVAAAPGIACGPAHIQVVREFDYPLRGESLPIERQRLQQALATVNAEIEALIQRSQAKAIGEIFITHQEMLADPELSDEVDQRLRQGESAPAAWMAVIDAAARQQEALQDALLAERAADLRDIGRRVLAQLCGEADAPVPEQAYVLVMEEVGPSDVARLDPTRVAAILTARGGATAHSAIVARALGIPAVVGAGDAVLLIAPGTTLLLDGQRGRLQVAPPADELQRALAERERREQRLQLAREHRLEPAVTRDGHAIEVFANIGDSKGIDAVVDHGAEGVGLLRTELIFMAHQQAPDEAVQEAEYRRVLDGLKGRPLVVRTLDVGGDKPLPYWPIAKEENPFLGVRGIRLTLQRPQVMESQLRALLRAADDRPLRIMFPMVGQLEEWQQAKAMVDRLREEISVTDLQVGIMIEVPSAALLAPVLAREVDFFSIGTNDLTQYTLAIDRGHPSLSAQADGLHPAVLQLIDITVRAAHAHGKWVGVCGELAADPQAVAVLLGLGVDELSIAARSIAEVKAQVRELNYEHARQLAQQALLQGSASAVRALVEKN; encoded by the coding sequence ATGCTCGAGCTCACTGTGGAGCAGATATCCATGGGCCAGACGGCTGTGGATAAGTCGGCGGCGCTGCAGCTTCTGGCCGAGCACCTGGTCCGTGACGGCCTGGTTGCCGAGGGCTACTTGGCGGGCCTGCAAGCCCGCGAGGCGCAGGGCTCGACCTTTCTTGGCCAAGGTATTGCGATTCCCCACGGCACCCCGCAAACCCGCGACCAGGTTTTTACCACGGGTGTGCGCCTGTTGCAGTTTCCCGACGGCGTGGACTGGGGTGATGGCCATCGGGTGTACCTGGCGATCGGTATCGCCGCCCGCTCCGATGAACACCTGCGTTTGCTGCAACTGCTCACCCGTGCCCTGGGTGAAACCGATCTGGCCGAGGCGTTGCGCCGGGCGAGTTCCGCCGAGGCCCTGCTGAAGTTGCTGCAAGGCGCCCCGCAGGAACTGGCCCTGGATGCACAAATGATTGGCCTGGGCGTGCCCGCTGAAGACTTTGACGAACTGGTCTGGCGGGCTGCGCGTTTGTTGCACCGCGCTGAATGTGTGAACGGCAGCTTTGCCGGGGTGTTGCACAAGGTCGAGCCGCTGCCGCTGGGCGAGGGCTTGTGGTGGCTGCATAGCGAGCAGGCTGTGCGTCAGCCAGGGCTGGCGTTTGTTACGCCACAACAACCACTGCGTTATCGCGACCAGCCGCTGCTGGGGCTGTTTTGCCTGGCCAGCCTGGGCGCTGCGCATCAGGCGTTGCTTGAGCGTTTATGCTCGCTGTTGATAGAAGGCCGCGGTCAGGAACTGGGCCGTGCCACCAGCAGCCGTGCAGTGCTGGAAGTGTTGGGGGGCGAGTTGCCAGGCGACTGGCCGAGCGTACGCATTGGCCTTGCCAACGCCCATGGCTTGCACGCGCGTCCGGCCAAGGTGCTGGCGCAATTGGCCAAGGCCTTTGAGGGCGAGATTCGCCTGCGTGTGCTCGACAGCGGCCAGCCGGCCGTGTCGGCCAAGAGCCTTAGCAAGTTGCTCAGCCTCGGCGCCCGACGTGGTCAGGTGCTGGAGATTATTGCCGAGCCCAGTGTCGCCGCCGATGCTCTGCCAGCTTTGCAGGCGGCTATCGAGGAAGGCTTGGGTGAGGAGGTCGAGGCGCTGGCGACGGTGGTTGAAGCCGCGCCGGCGCCACTGGCCGAACCTGAACTGCTCGCCCCTGTGGCGGGTGCGGTGATTCAGGGCGTGGCTGCTGCGCCCGGCATCGCCTGTGGCCCGGCGCATATTCAGGTCGTGCGTGAATTCGACTATCCCCTGCGCGGTGAGTCGCTGCCAATTGAACGCCAGCGTTTGCAGCAGGCGCTGGCGACGGTCAATGCAGAGATCGAAGCGCTGATTCAGCGCAGCCAGGCCAAGGCCATTGGCGAAATTTTCATCACCCACCAGGAAATGCTTGCCGACCCCGAACTCAGCGACGAAGTCGATCAGCGTCTGCGCCAGGGCGAGAGTGCGCCAGCGGCCTGGATGGCCGTGATCGACGCTGCAGCGCGTCAACAGGAAGCCTTGCAGGATGCTTTGTTAGCCGAGCGTGCTGCCGACCTGCGCGACATTGGTCGGCGGGTGTTGGCCCAGCTCTGTGGTGAAGCGGATGCGCCAGTGCCAGAGCAAGCTTATGTGTTGGTGATGGAGGAGGTGGGACCGTCGGATGTTGCCCGTCTCGACCCAACCCGCGTCGCCGCGATTCTTACCGCGCGTGGTGGGGCCACCGCCCATAGCGCGATTGTCGCCCGTGCGCTCGGCATTCCGGCGGTGGTCGGGGCTGGCGATGCGGTGTTGCTGATTGCTCCGGGCACCACGTTGTTGCTCGATGGTCAGCGCGGGCGCCTGCAGGTGGCGCCGCCCGCCGATGAGTTGCAGCGCGCCCTGGCTGAACGCGAACGCCGCGAGCAGCGCTTGCAACTGGCTCGAGAGCATCGCCTGGAGCCGGCAGTCACCCGCGATGGGCATGCCATCGAAGTGTTCGCCAACATAGGCGATAGCAAAGGTATTGATGCCGTGGTTGATCACGGCGCCGAAGGCGTCGGCCTGCTGCGCACCGAACTGATTTTCATGGCCCACCAGCAAGCCCCGGATGAAGCGGTGCAAGAGGCCGAGTACCGCCGGGTGCTCGATGGGCTGAAGGGACGGCCACTGGTGGTGCGCACCCTGGATGTGGGCGGCGACAAACCGTTGCCGTATTGGCCGATTGCCAAGGAAGAGAACCCGTTTCTCGGTGTGCGCGGTATTCGCCTTACCCTGCAACGTCCGCAGGTAATGGAAAGTCAGTTGCGGGCGTTGTTGCGCGCCGCTGATGATCGTCCGCTGCGCATCATGTTTCCGATGGTCGGCCAGCTTGAAGAGTGGCAACAGGCCAAGGCGATGGTCGATCGCTTGCGCGAAGAAATCAGCGTCACTGATTTGCAGGTCGGCATCATGATCGAGGTGCCATCGGCGGCGCTGCTGGCGCCAGTGCTGGCCCGCGAGGTGGACTTCTTCAGCATTGGTACCAACGACCTGACCCAATACACCTTGGCCATCGACCGTGGTCACCCCAGCCTTTCGGCCCAGGCCGATGGCTTGCACCCGGCGGTGTTGCAACTGATCGACATCACCGTGCGTGCCGCCCATGCCCATGGCAAGTGGGTGGGCGTGTGCGGTGAGCTGGCGGCGGACCCGCAGGCGGTTGCAGTGTTGTTGGGGTTGGGTGTCGATGAACTGAGCATTGCTGCGCGCAGCATTGCCGAGGTCAAGGCCCAGGTCCGTGAACTGAATTATGAACACGCCCGGCAGCTTGCCCAGCAAGCGCTGCTACAGGGCAGTGCCAGCGCCGTACGCGCGTTGGTGGAGAAAAACTGA